In one window of Acidobacteriota bacterium DNA:
- a CDS encoding AAA family ATPase, giving the protein MDNKNIDDLKKFLDQSGLRLGFGPQQQTQQEEDGEDESRQRRDQALQFDFRPSQIKEYLDRYVIQQDDAKKVLATAVCDHYHNVQTNMRTNEDNRDYKKQNILLIGPTGVGKTYLVQNIARLIGVPFVKADATKFSETGYVGGDVEDLVRELVHQAQGDIQLAEYGIVYLDEIDKIAGARNLSGRDVSGHGVQRGMLKLMEETEVPLRSPTDIAGQMQALMEFQTKGKMEKKTISTKNILFIVSGAFDGLLEIIKKRIGSKRIGFQEGERIDEHQIYGMARSVDFIEFGFEAEFIGRLPVYVHCNQLDAEDLFKILKYSEGSLLKQYKRDFLAYGIDVFFTDEGMKAMAQAAVKEQTGARGLMTVGEKTFREYKYMLPDNPQVKEFVVEADLVEDPQAKLEKLLADPEMYRDRINGFQTVKFAEFFKQKFGIEVTVTREAVEHLKMKASKEEADAEDYLTRLFGEYEHGLNLLRNAEAADAFEITPEVIDQPSQSLDGWIRRSYKRD; this is encoded by the coding sequence ATGGATAACAAGAACATCGACGACTTGAAGAAATTCCTCGACCAGAGCGGTCTGCGCCTCGGCTTCGGCCCTCAGCAGCAAACCCAACAGGAGGAGGACGGCGAGGACGAAAGCCGGCAGCGGCGGGACCAGGCGCTGCAGTTCGACTTTCGGCCCAGCCAGATCAAAGAATACCTCGACCGCTACGTGATTCAGCAAGACGACGCCAAGAAGGTGCTGGCTACGGCGGTCTGCGACCACTACCACAACGTCCAGACCAACATGCGGACGAACGAGGACAACCGCGATTACAAGAAACAGAATATCCTGCTCATCGGACCCACCGGCGTGGGCAAGACTTATCTGGTTCAAAACATCGCCCGTCTCATCGGCGTTCCTTTCGTCAAGGCCGATGCCACCAAGTTTTCCGAAACCGGCTACGTAGGCGGCGACGTGGAGGACCTGGTGCGCGAGCTGGTGCACCAGGCCCAGGGCGACATTCAGTTGGCCGAGTACGGCATCGTCTATCTGGACGAGATCGATAAGATCGCCGGCGCCCGCAATCTGAGCGGACGCGACGTCAGCGGCCACGGCGTGCAGCGGGGCATGCTCAAGCTGATGGAGGAAACCGAGGTTCCGCTGCGCTCGCCCACCGACATCGCGGGCCAGATGCAGGCCCTGATGGAGTTTCAGACCAAGGGCAAGATGGAGAAGAAGACCATCAGCACCAAGAACATTCTCTTCATCGTCAGCGGGGCTTTCGACGGACTGCTCGAGATCATCAAAAAGCGCATCGGCAGCAAGCGCATCGGCTTCCAGGAAGGCGAACGGATCGACGAGCATCAGATCTACGGCATGGCCCGCTCGGTTGACTTCATCGAGTTCGGTTTCGAGGCCGAGTTCATCGGCCGCCTGCCGGTCTACGTCCACTGCAACCAATTGGATGCCGAGGACTTGTTCAAGATCCTCAAGTACTCCGAAGGTTCCTTGCTCAAGCAGTACAAGCGCGACTTTCTGGCCTACGGAATCGACGTCTTCTTTACCGACGAAGGCATGAAGGCCATGGCCCAGGCTGCCGTCAAGGAGCAAACCGGGGCGCGCGGCCTGATGACGGTGGGTGAAAAAACCTTCCGCGAGTACAAGTACATGCTGCCCGACAATCCCCAGGTCAAGGAATTCGTGGTGGAAGCCGACCTGGTGGAAGATCCGCAGGCGAAACTCGAAAAGCTCCTGGCCGATCCCGAGATGTACCGGGACCGGATCAACGGCTTCCAGACCGTCAAGTTCGCCGAATTCTTCAAGCAGAAATTCGGAATCGAAGTCACGGTGACGAGAGAAGCCGTCGAGCACCTCAAGATGAAGGCGTCCAAAGAAGAGGCCGACGCCGAGGACTATTTGACGCGGCTTTTCGGGGAGTACGAGCACGGCCTCAACCTGCTGCGAAACGCCGAGGCGGCCGATGCCTTCGAGATTACGCCCGAAGTCATCGATCAGCCCTCGCAGAGCCTGGACGGGTGGATTCGCCGCAGTTACAAGCGCGACTGA
- a CDS encoding aldo/keto reductase, with the protein MQYRSLGRTGLQVSEIGFGAWGIGGQMWKGGDDKQSLKALHRAVEKGINFFDTALAYGNGHSESLIGKLLEEREEELLVATKIPPFNQRWPAQGTLEEAFPRHHIVNSVETSLKNLGQDCLDLVQLHVWDPSWARDLRWHEALCDLRQMGRLRFFGISINDHQPQTAREVVERGLVDCVQVIYNIFDQSPADELFQLCSEKRVGVIVRVPFDEGALTGKVTPDTHFSRRDWRSRYFAGERKEQVWERVQKIVSETGIELEQLPALALRFCLQPKAVGTVIPGMRRVEHVEANAAVSDLGSLEEETLQILRSQRWEKNFYP; encoded by the coding sequence ATGCAATATCGAAGCTTAGGACGAACCGGACTCCAGGTTTCCGAGATCGGATTCGGCGCCTGGGGCATCGGCGGCCAGATGTGGAAAGGCGGCGACGACAAGCAGTCGCTCAAAGCCCTCCACAGGGCGGTCGAGAAAGGTATTAATTTCTTCGACACCGCGCTGGCCTACGGAAACGGCCACAGCGAGTCCCTGATCGGAAAGCTCCTGGAGGAGCGGGAGGAAGAGCTGTTGGTGGCCACCAAGATCCCTCCCTTCAACCAGCGCTGGCCGGCCCAGGGGACGCTCGAGGAAGCCTTCCCCCGCCACCACATCGTCAACAGCGTCGAGACCAGCCTCAAGAACCTGGGGCAGGACTGCCTCGACCTGGTTCAGTTGCATGTGTGGGATCCCTCCTGGGCCCGGGACCTGCGCTGGCACGAGGCCTTGTGCGACCTGCGCCAAATGGGCCGGCTGCGCTTTTTCGGCATCTCCATCAACGACCACCAGCCCCAAACGGCCAGGGAAGTGGTGGAAAGAGGCCTGGTCGACTGCGTCCAGGTCATCTACAACATCTTCGATCAGAGTCCCGCCGACGAACTCTTTCAGCTTTGCTCCGAGAAGCGGGTGGGAGTCATCGTACGGGTGCCCTTCGACGAAGGCGCCCTGACCGGCAAAGTCACGCCCGACACCCATTTTTCCCGCCGCGATTGGCGCAGCAGGTATTTTGCCGGCGAGCGCAAGGAGCAGGTCTGGGAACGGGTGCAGAAAATCGTCTCGGAGACGGGTATCGAGCTGGAGCAACTGCCCGCTCTGGCCCTGCGCTTCTGTCTTCAGCCCAAGGCTGTAGGGACGGTGATTCCCGGCATGCGCCGGGTGGAACACGTGGAGGCCAACGCGGCCGTCAGCGACCTGGGATCGCTGGAGGAAGAAACTCTGCAAATTCTCAGGAGCCAGCGCTGGGAAAAGAACTTCTACCCGTGA
- a CDS encoding zinc-binding dehydrogenase, producing MKALFFEQHGSLEQLRFGQQPTPRPGRGEVLVRTEAASINHLDLYVIGGLPGVDLEMPHIPGSDGAGVVEEAGPEVEGLKAGDRVMLNACVWCGRCEFCLEGEQSQCVRLKILGEHRKGTFAQFFAAPESSLARIPEGVSFQTAAAYSLVFQTAWRMLASRCRLQAGQDIFIHGIGGGVATACLQIAKLAGCRVFVTSSAQEKLDRALELGADFAYNYLETDVVKAVAEETGKRGVDVVVDSVGNATWVNSLKMVRRGGKIVTCGATTGPNPATEIRLIFWKQIDILGSTMSNAREYEQVVQLLGQGRLEPVIDRVFPLSEGRQALQYVSDRKQFGKVVLRPEDSP from the coding sequence ATGAAAGCTCTCTTTTTCGAGCAACACGGTTCACTCGAACAACTGCGCTTCGGCCAACAGCCGACTCCCCGACCGGGGCGGGGCGAGGTGCTGGTGCGTACCGAAGCGGCATCCATCAACCACCTCGACCTCTACGTCATCGGCGGACTGCCGGGAGTCGACCTTGAAATGCCCCACATTCCGGGATCGGACGGAGCGGGCGTAGTGGAAGAGGCAGGACCTGAGGTGGAAGGACTGAAAGCCGGCGACCGCGTCATGCTCAACGCCTGCGTGTGGTGCGGACGCTGCGAGTTCTGCCTGGAGGGCGAACAAAGCCAATGCGTGCGCCTGAAGATCCTGGGCGAGCACCGCAAAGGCACCTTCGCTCAGTTCTTCGCCGCCCCCGAGAGCAGCTTGGCCCGCATTCCCGAAGGCGTCTCCTTCCAAACCGCCGCCGCCTATTCGCTGGTTTTCCAAACCGCCTGGCGGATGCTGGCTTCAAGATGCCGGCTGCAAGCCGGACAGGACATCTTCATTCACGGCATCGGAGGAGGGGTGGCCACCGCCTGCCTGCAAATCGCCAAACTGGCCGGCTGCCGAGTCTTCGTCACTTCCTCGGCCCAGGAAAAGCTCGATCGGGCTCTGGAACTGGGAGCCGACTTCGCCTACAACTACCTGGAAACCGACGTCGTCAAGGCGGTGGCCGAGGAAACCGGCAAACGGGGCGTTGACGTGGTCGTCGACAGCGTGGGAAACGCCACTTGGGTGAACAGCCTGAAGATGGTGCGCCGTGGAGGAAAGATCGTCACCTGCGGAGCCACCACCGGCCCCAATCCGGCCACCGAGATCCGCCTCATCTTCTGGAAGCAGATCGACATTCTGGGCTCCACCATGAGCAACGCCAGGGAATATGAGCAAGTGGTCCAGTTGCTGGGCCAGGGGCGCCTGGAACCCGTCATCGACCGCGTTTTCCCGCTCTCGGAGGGCCGCCAGGCCTTGCAGTACGTGAGCGACCGCAAGCAGTTCGGCAAGGTCGTGCTGCGGCCTGAAGACTCGCCATAA